In a genomic window of Gossypium arboreum isolate Shixiya-1 chromosome 9, ASM2569848v2, whole genome shotgun sequence:
- the LOC108454377 gene encoding uncharacterized protein LOC108454377, with product MKNCVCKASSFTPATLSSLSFPLNNNPPCFSNKYRIAFSTVTTQAKTCLLTTSLVKRDGDFGGKADENEKEYRNKRVHCEVEVISWRERRIKAEILVSADIDSVWNALTDYERLADFIPNLICSGRIPCPHPGRIWLEQRGLQRALYWHIEARVVLDLQEIPNSSNGRELLFSMVDGDFKKFEGKWSVKSGTRSGTTILSYEVNVIPRFNFPAIFLERIIRSDLPVNLRALACQAEKNFHGNQKMLIAKDLIRKSLPVLSSPGIDSNAALLGKDKPPSVTGPLPSSSELNSSWGVFGKVCRIDRPCVVDEVHLRRFDGLLENGGVHRCVVASITVKAPVREVWNVLTAYESLPEIVPNLAISKVLSRENNKVRILQEGCKGLLYMVLHARVVLDLHEQLEKEIMFEQVEGDFDSFQGRWLLEQLGSHHTLLKYSVESKMHRDSLLSEALMEEVIYEDLPSNLCAIRDYVEKTEAKISLETRENRQLSGQQSSSSNDNETAYSDTGEEDEGSNSANSLRQRPRVPGLQRDIEVLKTELLKFISEHGQEGFMPMRKQLRLHGRVDIEKAITRMGGFRRIASLMNLSLAYKQRKPKGYWDNLENLQEEINRFQRSWGMDPSFMPSRKSFERAGRYDIARALEKWGGLHEVSRLLSLKVRQKHPSRQGLTSAKEKQVDNVAASRGIESEEKTPILKPYVSQNTQKWLTKLKGLDINWVE from the exons ATGAAAAATTGCGTATGCAAGGCTTCGAGTTTCACCCCTGCAACTCTCTCTTCACTATCATTTCCACTGAACAACAACCCCCCTTGTTTTTCCAACAAATATCGCATTGCCTTTTCCACTGTTACAACCCAGGCCAAAACTTGTTTGCTAACAACTAGTTTGGTGAAAAGAGATGGTGATTTCGGTGGAAAGGCtgatgaaaatgaaaaagaatatAGGAATAAGAGAGTGCATTGCGAAGTCGAAGTGATTTCTTGGAGGGAAAGACGAATCAAAGCCGAGATTTTGGTTTCTGCTGATATTGATTCTGTTTGGAATGCTCTTACTGATTATGAACGTCTTGCAGATTTTATCCCTAATCTTATTTGCAG TGGAAGGATTCCTTGCCCCCATCCTGGACGGATATGGTTGGAACAGAGAGGTTTGCAAAGGGCATTATATTGGCATATTGAAGCACGTGTTGTTCTTGATCTCCAAGAAATTCCCAATTCG TCCAACGGTCGTGAACTCCTCTTTTCCATGGTTGATGGAGATTTTAAGAAGTTTGAAGGGAAATGGTCTGTCAAATCTGGAACAAG GTCTGGTACTACAATTTTATCATATGAAGTTAATGTAATTCCAAGATTTAACTTCCCTGCCATATTCCTGGAGAGGATTATCAGATCTGATCTTCCTGTGAATCTTAGAGCCTTGGCTTGTCAAGCTGAAAAGAATTTTCATGGGAATCAAAAGATGTTAATAGCAAAAGATTTGATTAGAAAATCTTTGCCTGTTCTTTCTTCACCTGGCATTGACTCAAATGCTGCACTCTTGGGAAAGGATAAACCACCGTCTGTAACTGGGCCTCTACCATCTTCGAGTGAGTTGAACAGTAGCTGGGGTGTTTTTGGAAAAGTCTGCAGAATCGATAGGCCTTGTGTGGTTGATGAAGTTCATCTTCGCAGATTTGATGGCTTATTG GAAAATGGAGGCGTTCATCGTTGCGTTGTTGCTAGCATAACTGTAAAAGCTCCTGTTCGTGAAGTTTGGAATGTTTTAACTGCATACGAGAGTCTTCCAGA GATTGTTCCAAATTTAGCTATTAGTAAAGTCTTATCACGCGAAAACAACAAAGTTCGCATTCTTCAG GAAGGATGCAAGGGCTTATTGTATATGGTGCTTCATGCACGAGTTGTTTTAGATCTGCATGAACAACTTGAAAAAGAGATCATGTTTGAGCAGGTCGAAGGGGACTTTGACTCATTTCAGGGGAGATGGCTTCTAGAGCAACTTGGAAGTCATCACACACTACTGAAGTATTCTGTGGAGTCAAAAATGCACCGAGATTCCCTTCTTTCTGAAGCTCTCATGGAAGAG GTTATATATGAAGATCTACCGTCCAATTTATGTGCGATACGAGATTATGTTGAAAAAACAGAGGCCAAAATTTCCTTGGAAACACGAGAAAATCGACAGCTTTCTGGGCAACAAAGTTCCTCCAGCAATGATAATGAAACAGCCTATAGTGATACTGGTGAGGAGGATGAAGGTTCCAATAGTGCTAATTCACTTAGACAAAGACCAAGAGTTCCAGGCTTGCAAAGGGACATTGAAGTCCTCAAAACTGAGCTCCTGAAATTCATATCTGAACATGGACAGGAAGGATTTATGCCTATGAGAAAGCAACTGCGTTTGCATGGCAGAGTGGATATCGAGAAAGCAATCACACGCATGGGTGGATTTAGAAGGATTGCATCTTTAATGAATCTCTCCCTTGCATACAAACAACGTAAACCGAAGGGCTATTGGGACAACCTTGAAAATCTGCAGGAGGAG ATTAATCGATTCCAGAGGAGCTGGGGAATGGACCCATCATTTATGCCCAGCAGAAAGTCGTTTGAGCGTGCAG GACGCTATGACATCGCACGGGCATTAGAGAAATGGGGCGGCCTTCATGAAGTTTCTCGTCTACTGTCACTCAAGGTGAGACAGAAGCACCCTAGCAGACAGGGGCTAACTAGTGCCAAGGAAAAACAGGTAGATAATGTAGCAGCAAGTAGGGGCATAGAAAGTGAAGAGAAGACTCCAATATTAAAGCCATATGTTTCGCAAAATACACAAAAGTGGCTCACGAAGCTAAAAGGTTTAGACATTAATTGGGTTGAATAA
- the LOC108456100 gene encoding protein DOG1-like 3, with protein sequence MSVLPSSGSATYMDSGNQNPDTFNTFFERWLVEQNQHLRELVAASRQQSSVDEQSLRCLVQRVLDHYEHYYKAKAKWGKQDVLAMLSPSWTSKFEDAFLWIGGWRPSIAFHLLYSKSGMQLEDQLDELIRGMGRGDLGDLSPTQLSRINELQTKTIREEKEISEKMAKHQESVADSSMVELSHLVSEMMRKGDEDGVDVEKDKVESAMESKEEGLKEILLRADDLRLRTLKTVIHILNPIQSVHFFIAAAELHLRIHEWGKQIDHKHHQPS encoded by the coding sequence ATGTCTGTACTACCTAGCAGTGGTAGTGCCACCTACATGGATTCAGGCAACCAAAATCCCGACACTTTCAACACCTTCTTCGAGCGCTGGTTGGTGGAACAAAACCAGCATCTTCGAGAACTGGTTGCTGCATCCCGGCAACAAAGCAGTGTCGATGAGCAGAGTCTACGGTGTCTCGTCCAAAGGGTATTGGACCATTATGAACATTACTATAAAGCCAAAGCCAAGTGGGGTAAACAGGATGTGTTAGCCATGTTATCACCTTCATGGACCAGCAAGTTTGAAGATGCTTTTCTTTGGATCGGTGGGTGGCGACCCAGTATAGCTTTTCACTTGCTTTACTCAAAATCAGGGATGCAATTAGAAGACCAACTCGACGAGTTAATTCGAGGAATGGGAAGGGGTGATTTGGGTGATCTTTCACCAACTCAGCTGTCGAGGATCAACGAGTTACAAACCAAGACCATTAGGGAAGAGAAAGAGATAAGTGAAAAGATGGCAAAGCATCAAGAATCGGTAGCTGACTCGTCTATGGTTGAGTTATCTCATTTAGTGTCTGAAATGATGAGGAAAGGGGATGAAGATGGTGTTGATGTTGAAAAGGATAAAGTTGAGTCAGCCATGGAATCAAAAGAGGAAGGATTGAAGGAGATTTTACTAAGGGCTGATGATCTTAGATTGAGGACATTGAAAACCGTGATTCACATATTGAATCCCATCCAAAGTGTGCATTTTTTCATAGCTGCTGCTGAGCTGCATCTTAGGATTCATGAATGGGGCAAGCAGATAGACCATAAGCATCATCAACCATCCTAA